Proteins encoded by one window of Rhodamnia argentea isolate NSW1041297 chromosome 6, ASM2092103v1, whole genome shotgun sequence:
- the LOC115734217 gene encoding glycosyltransferase BC10 codes for MYRSPYILSLTLLLSLSLLFFLGPRLLRPVPPLPISPSDELDDLSLLRRASSPSSPSRLSSASRRPKIAFLFLTNTPLHFSPLWDRFFYGSPRHRRLFNVYVHADPFSNVTAPSDGVFAGRFIPAKRTARASPTLISATRRLLATAILDDPANTYFALLSQHCVPLHSLAYVYRSLFESPRFDLTDPDAARSHGVPLRFRSYIEIHSRSKSLWKRYTARGRYAMLPEVPFEQFRVGSQFFVLTRRHARAVVKDRKLWRKFRLPCYREDACYPEEHYFPTLLSMEDPGACTHYTLTRVNWTGTVNGHPHTYRPPEVSPDLIHRLRASNYSDSYLFARKFSPDCLEPLMSIADKVIFRD; via the coding sequence ATGTACAGATCTCCATACATTCTCTCCCTCACccttctcctctccctctccctcctcttcttcctcggccCCCGCCTCCTCCGCCCAGTTCCCCCCCTCCCCATCTCCCCCTCCGACGAGCTCGACGACCTCTCCCTCCTCCGCCGcgcctcctccccctcctccccctcccgcCTCTCCTCCGCCTCCCGCCGCCCCAAGATCGCCTTCCTCTTCCTCACCAACACCCCCCTCCACTTCTCCCCCCTCTGGGACCGCTTCTTCTACGGCTCCCCCCGCCACCGCCGCCTCTTCAACGTCTACGTCCACGCCGACCCCTTCTCCAACGTCACCGCCCCCTCCGACGGCGTCTTCGCCGGCCGCTTCATACCCGCCAAGCGCACCGCCCGCGCCTCCCCCACCCTCATCTCCGCCACCCGCCGCCTCCTCGCCACCGCCATCCTCGACGACCCTGCCAACACCTACTTCGCCCTCCTCTCCCAGCACTGTGTCCCGCTCCACTCCTTGGCCTACGTCTACCGTTCCCTCTTCGAATCCCCCCGCTTCGACCTTACCGACCCCGATGCCGCCCGCAGCCATGGCGTCCCCCTCCGCTTCCGCAGCTACATCGAGATCCACTCCCGGTCGAAAAGCCTCTGGAAGCGGTACACGGCCCGGGGGCGGTATGCCATGCTCCCCGAGGTCCCGTTCGAACAGTTCCGGGTCGGATCCCAGTTCTTCGTCCTCACACGCCGCCATGCCCGTGCCGTCGTGAAGGACCGCAAGctttggaggaagttccggctGCCCTGCTACCGGGAGGACGCGTGCTATCCTGAGGAGCATTACTTCCCGACCCTTCTGTCCATGGAGGACCCGGGCGCTTGCACGCATTACACGCTCACCCGGGTCAATTGGACAGGCACGGTCAATGGGCACCCCCACACGTACCGGCCCCCGGAGGTCTCCCCTGACCTGATTCACCGGCTCCGCGCGTCGAATTACTCGGACTCCTATCTTTTCGCGAGGAAGTTCTCGCCGGATTGCTTGGAGCCGTTGATGAGCATCGCCGACAAGGTCATTTTCCGCGACTGA